In the Nerophis ophidion isolate RoL-2023_Sa linkage group LG01, RoL_Noph_v1.0, whole genome shotgun sequence genome, one interval contains:
- the LOC133556264 gene encoding gastrula zinc finger protein XlCGF17.1-like, with amino-acid sequence MDDYCYAKMATSCQRESERESAPPTSSKSPTETKTKDEDVQQLMSNPEEVSPQSGGSSTLKQETPQPPCIKKEEEELCITQEGECLLGREEADYTKFPLTVVSVKTEDDEEKPQVDNLLAPLSDSEAEDEVEVTLSSDTDCEGDMRTHTDNKHSECSSKKRGKTCLSCSLCAESFTNKSNLTRHMRTHTGDKPFNCSVCAKSFSQNSNLTKHMRTHTGEKPFSCSVCGKSFSHTSYLTKHTRTHTGEKTFIRSVCGKSFSQNSYLTEHMRTHTGKKTFSCSVCGKSFYKNCYLTKHTRAHTGEKPFSCSVCGKSFSQNSNLTKHMRTHTGKKPFSCSVCGKSFSKNGCLTEHIKTHR; translated from the exons atggacgactactgctatgctaagatggcgacgtcatgtcaaagagaaagtgaaagagaaTCAGCGCCACCAACTTCCAGCAAATCACCAACGGAGACAAAGACCAAAGATGAAG acgtccagcagctgatgagtaatccagaagaagtttcccctcagtcaggggggagctccactttgaagcaggagactccacaaccaccctgcattaaaaaggaagaggaggaactctgcatcactcaggagggagagtgtcttctaggacgagaggaagctgattacaccaagtttccactgactgttgtctctgtgaagactgaagatgatgaagagaaaccacaagtagacaacctcttagctccactatcagatagtgaggctgaagacgaagttgaagtaactttgagcagcgatacagactgtgaaggtgatatgaggactcacactgacaacaaacactctgaatgcTCTTCAAAGAAGAGAGGTAAAACATGTTTGAGCTGCTCACTTTGTGCTGAAAGTTTTACTAACAAGAGCAATTTGactcgacacatgagaacacacacaggagataaaccatttaattgttcagtttgtgctaaaagcttttctcaaaatagcaatttgactaaacacatgagaactcacactggtgaaaaaccatttagttgttcagtttgtggcaaaagcttttctcacaCTAGCTATTTGACTAAACACAccagaacacacactggtgaaaaaacatttattcgttcagtttgtggcaaaagtttttctcaaaatagctatttgactgaacacatgagaacacacactggtaaaaaaacatttagttgttcagtttgtggcaaaagcttttatAAAAATTGCTATTTGACTAAACACACGAGagcacacactggtgaaaaaccatttagttgttcagtttgtggcaaaagcttttctcaaaatagcaatttgactaaacacatgagaacacacactggtaaaaaaccatttagttgttcagtttgtggcaaaagtttttctaaaaatggctgtttgactgaacacattaaaacacataggtga
- the LOC133552025 gene encoding gastrula zinc finger protein XlCGF57.1-like translates to MDDYCYAKMATSCQRESERESETSSESPTEIKRKDEDVQQLMGNPEEVSPQSGGSSTLKQETPQPPCIKKEEEELCITQEGECLLGREEADYTKFPLTVVSVKTEDDEEKPQVDNLLAPLSDSEAENEVEVPLSSDTDCEGDMRTHTDNKHSECSSKKRGLSCSVCAKSITNKSLLTRHMKTHTGEKPFNCSVCGKNFPLNFRLTEHMRIHTEEKTFDCSICDKKYFFKSRLTRHMRTHTGEKPFSCSVCGKSFARNCDLTEHMRTHTGEKPFSCSVCGKSFARNINLTHHMRTHTGEKTFTCSVCGKSFSRNINLTHHLRIHTGEKPFSCSVCGKSFSRSNNLTYHMRTHTGEKTFNCSVCDKSFSVKSNLTQHMRTHTGEKSFICSACGKSFSVKCSLIEHMRTHTGEKPYKCSVCGKSFSVKSKLTQHMRTHAGEKTFSCSVCCKRFPHGAEAVKHMRTHKGK, encoded by the exons atggacgactactgctatgctaagatggcgacgtcatgtcaaagagaaagtgaaagagaaTCGGAAACTTCCAGCGAATCGCCAACGGAGATAAAGAGGAAGGATGAAG acgtccagcagctgatgggtaatccagaagaagtttcccctcagtcaggtgggagctccactttgaagcaggagactccacaaccaccctgcattaaaaaggaagaggaggaactctgcatcactcaggagggagagtgtcttctaggacgagaggaagctgattacaccaagtttccactgactgttgtctctgtgaagactgaagatgatgaagagaaaccacaagtagacaacctcttagctccactatcagatagtgaggctgaaaACGAGGTTGAAGtacctttgagcagcgatacagactgtgaaggtgatatgaggactcacactgacaacaaacactctgaatgcTCTTCAAAGAAGAGAGGTTTGAGCTGCTCGGTTTGTGCTAAAAGTATTACTAACAAGAGCCTTTTGACTCGACACATGaagacacacacaggtgaaaaaccattcaattgttcagtttgtggcaaaaactTTCCTCTAAATTTTcgtttgactgaacacatgagaatacacacagaAGAAAAAACATTTGACTGTTCAATTTGTgataaaaagtacttttttaagaGCCGTTTGactcgacacatgagaacacacacaggtgaaaaaccattcagttgttcagtttgtggcaaaagctttgctCGAAATTGTgatttgactgaacacatgagaacacacacaggtgaaaaaccattcagttgttcagtttgtggcaaaagtttTGCTCGAAATATCAATTTGACTcaccacatgagaacacacacgggtgAGAAAACATTtacttgttcagtttgtggcaaaagcttttcacGAAATATCAATTTGACTCACCActtgagaatacacactggtgaaaaaccatttagttgttcagtttgtggcaaaagcttttcacgaagtaataatttgacttaccacatgagaacacacacaggtgaaaaaacatttaattgttcagtttgtgacaaaagcttttctgttaagagcaatttgactcaacacatgagaacacacactggagaaaaatcaTTTATTTGTTCAGCTTGCGGTAAAAGCTTTTCTGTTAAGTGCAGTTTGattgaacacatgagaacacacacaggtgaaaaaccatataAGTGTTCGGTTTGTGGAAAAAGCTTTTCTGTTAAGAGCAaattgactcaacacatgagaacacacgctggagaaaaaacatttagttgttcagtgtgctGTAAAAGGTTCCCACATGGTGCAGAAGCagtaaaacacatgagaacacacaaggGAAAATAG